The following coding sequences are from one Granulicella sp. L56 window:
- a CDS encoding ABC transporter permease: MEFKEAVKIALQSLWANKLRSILTLLGVVIGVASVIAVVTLVNGANTYVTTKFSSYGADVFTVSKMPQIITSSEDYQRYQKRKNVLYSDFLYVKENCKRCVGIGAQQATTGTIVRGTQSVTDTQIRGYTWQMPSLQNLNIEQGRGFTEADEERASNVAIIGTDIQDHMFPGQNPLGQELRVDGTPYTIIGISEKQGSTFGQSQDNWVGVPLTSYQKNYGTQKSVTIYVKAGSAGLILDDAADEVRVLMRSQRHDLPGVPDSFELDTNNTLVGFFSTITNSFGAVAGGIALISLVVGGIVIMNIMLVSVTERTREIGIRKALGARPKDILMQFLIESGTMALVGGAFGVIGGIIVAQVITVVAGFPSTVAFWSVLAGLFMATSTGIFFGVYPARKAAQLDPIVALRAD, translated from the coding sequence ATGGAATTCAAAGAGGCCGTCAAAATCGCGTTGCAATCGCTGTGGGCCAATAAGCTCCGGTCGATCCTGACCCTGCTGGGCGTCGTCATCGGCGTGGCCAGCGTCATCGCCGTGGTCACGCTGGTCAACGGCGCGAACACGTACGTCACGACGAAGTTCTCCAGCTACGGCGCGGATGTCTTTACGGTGTCGAAGATGCCGCAGATCATTACCAGCTCCGAGGACTACCAGCGGTATCAGAAGAGAAAGAATGTCCTTTATTCCGACTTCCTCTATGTCAAGGAAAATTGCAAGCGCTGCGTCGGCATTGGAGCCCAGCAGGCGACCACGGGCACGATTGTGCGTGGAACGCAGTCGGTCACCGATACTCAGATTCGCGGCTATACGTGGCAGATGCCGTCATTGCAGAATCTGAACATCGAACAGGGCCGCGGGTTTACCGAAGCGGACGAGGAACGTGCGTCGAATGTCGCCATCATCGGGACGGATATTCAGGATCACATGTTTCCCGGTCAGAATCCGCTGGGGCAGGAACTGCGCGTGGATGGGACGCCGTATACGATCATCGGCATCAGCGAGAAACAGGGCAGCACCTTTGGCCAAAGCCAGGATAACTGGGTCGGTGTGCCGCTGACCTCGTATCAAAAAAATTACGGAACTCAGAAGTCGGTCACGATCTACGTCAAGGCTGGTTCGGCAGGACTGATACTCGATGACGCGGCTGACGAGGTGCGAGTGCTGATGCGGTCGCAGCGGCACGATCTGCCAGGAGTGCCGGACTCCTTTGAGCTGGATACAAACAACACTCTGGTCGGCTTCTTCAGCACGATCACAAATTCCTTCGGCGCGGTCGCCGGCGGCATTGCGCTCATTTCACTGGTGGTCGGCGGCATTGTGATTATGAACATCATGCTGGTGAGCGTTACCGAACGGACGCGAGAGATCGGGATACGAAAGGCATTGGGTGCGCGACCGAAAGACATCCTGATGCAGTTCCTGATCGAGTCGGGAACGATGGCGCTGGTGGGCGGAGCCTTCGGCGTGATTGGCGGCATCATTGTGGCGCAGGTCATCACGGTGGTCGCTGGATTTCCCTCTACTGTCGCGTTCTGGAGCGTGCTTGCGGGCCTGTTCATGGCGACGTCAACGGGCATCTTCTTCGGGGTGTATCCGGCGCGGAAGGCTGCGCAACTGGATCCGATTGTGGCGTTACGGGCTGATTAG
- a CDS encoding ABC transporter permease yields MRIGDVKETVTMALDTLRMNKLRSGLTILGIVIGVMTVIIISSVVNGLNSRVEDLVKSLGSNVLFVFRFPVFGQRPTTEMLTRKQLTYDDAMAMRELPHVVAVSPALQYTDNTAPDRAGVTSIKGGGKSMQGTILEGDTPAQKDVSELDMREGRFFNEGDQERAAEVTVLGSDTADELFPGQSAVGKEVQASGMVFTVVGVLEKQKQAFGGGKNPQDNHAYFPITTFHYMHPEELDYWITLKYDDPKNRPLVEDELTELLRRRRKVANAAPDNFAIFGTDSLTRLWNNITSGLFLLLVALSSVALLVGGVGVMNIMLVSVTERTREIGIRKAIGATKQTILTQFTLEAMTLCAVGGVIGLCVGSALALGVSFLFPAALSAVWMLVAFLSSCGIGLVFGIYPAWKAANLNPIEALRYE; encoded by the coding sequence ATGCGGATTGGCGATGTCAAGGAAACGGTAACGATGGCACTGGACACTCTGCGCATGAATAAGCTGCGCAGCGGTCTGACGATTCTTGGAATCGTCATCGGTGTCATGACGGTGATTATCATCTCGTCAGTCGTGAACGGGTTGAACAGCAGGGTTGAGGATCTGGTGAAGTCGCTGGGGTCGAACGTTCTCTTCGTCTTCCGTTTCCCGGTATTCGGCCAGCGGCCCACGACCGAGATGCTGACGCGTAAGCAGTTGACCTACGACGACGCGATGGCGATGCGTGAGTTGCCGCATGTGGTGGCGGTCTCGCCTGCGCTGCAGTACACCGATAACACCGCACCCGACCGTGCAGGAGTGACCTCCATCAAGGGCGGCGGCAAGAGCATGCAGGGCACCATCCTCGAAGGCGATACCCCGGCGCAGAAGGATGTGAGCGAACTCGACATGCGCGAGGGGCGGTTCTTCAACGAGGGCGATCAGGAGCGCGCCGCCGAGGTAACGGTGCTGGGCAGCGATACCGCAGATGAACTGTTTCCCGGCCAGAGCGCTGTGGGCAAAGAGGTGCAGGCGTCGGGAATGGTCTTCACTGTCGTCGGTGTGCTGGAAAAGCAGAAGCAGGCGTTTGGCGGAGGAAAGAATCCGCAGGATAACCACGCTTATTTTCCGATTACGACGTTCCACTACATGCATCCTGAGGAGTTGGATTACTGGATCACGTTGAAGTATGACGATCCGAAGAACCGGCCGCTGGTCGAGGATGAGCTGACTGAACTGTTGCGGCGGCGACGCAAGGTAGCCAATGCTGCGCCGGACAACTTCGCCATCTTCGGCACCGACTCGCTGACACGCTTGTGGAACAACATTACGAGCGGACTTTTTCTGTTGCTGGTTGCGCTGTCGAGCGTGGCACTGCTGGTGGGGGGCGTCGGCGTCATGAACATCATGCTGGTGAGCGTGACCGAGCGAACGCGTGAGATCGGTATACGCAAGGCGATTGGAGCGACCAAGCAGACCATTCTGACGCAGTTCACGCTCGAGGCGATGACACTGTGCGCCGTGGGCGGCGTCATTGGCCTCTGCGTGGGTAGCGCTCTTGCGTTGGGCGTGTCTTTTCTGTTCCCGGCGGCGCTGTCGGCTGTCTGGATGCTGGTGGCGTTTTTGAGTTCCTGCGGGATTGGGTTAGTGTTCGGAATCTATCCGGCGTGGAAGGCTGCGAACTTGAATCCGATTGAAGCGCTGCGGTACGAGTAA
- the hpnI gene encoding bacteriohopanetetrol glucosamine biosynthesis glycosyltransferase HpnI: MATAIEAITTLLTLAGLAYLLLALWGTRDFAHYWMRRPKTEGFAPDVSILKPVKGVDPQMYAGLVSHCRQQYAGNFEILFGVSSMDDPAVEEIRRLQTEFPDCVIRLVECRERLGTSGKVSNLVQMLREARYEHVLINDSDIYVSPLYLTRVMACFADASVGMVTAPYIGRTAETGSGRTLWSRLEALGISTDFLPGVLTARKLEHGIRFGLGSTLAMSWRALAKAGGLEPLTEYLADDYEMGARIAAAGYRVELSNEVVDTTVPAYRFRGFCDHQLRWSRSTRDSRKLGYVGLGITYALPWALMNCVASGFALWSFSLLSVVVLARVAVALSVGVGILRDGQVLRDLWLLPLRDFFGLGFWAWSFADDTVVWRGERFHLRNGRITRA; this comes from the coding sequence ATGGCCACAGCGATTGAGGCGATCACTACACTGTTGACGCTTGCCGGGTTGGCGTATCTGCTGCTGGCATTGTGGGGGACACGGGACTTCGCGCACTACTGGATGCGGCGACCGAAGACAGAGGGCTTTGCTCCTGACGTCAGCATTCTCAAGCCTGTGAAGGGCGTCGATCCGCAGATGTATGCCGGTCTGGTGAGCCATTGCCGCCAGCAGTACGCTGGCAACTTTGAGATTCTATTTGGCGTGAGCAGTATGGACGATCCGGCAGTCGAGGAGATAAGGCGTCTACAGACGGAGTTTCCTGACTGCGTGATTCGGCTGGTGGAATGCCGCGAGCGGCTGGGAACCTCGGGCAAGGTAAGCAACCTGGTGCAGATGCTGCGTGAGGCGCGATACGAGCATGTGCTGATCAATGACAGCGATATTTATGTCTCGCCGCTGTATCTCACCCGCGTGATGGCGTGTTTCGCGGATGCGTCGGTGGGCATGGTGACGGCTCCGTATATCGGCCGCACGGCTGAGACCGGTAGCGGACGAACATTGTGGTCGCGGCTGGAGGCGCTGGGCATCTCGACCGATTTTCTGCCCGGCGTTCTGACCGCGCGCAAGCTGGAGCATGGCATTCGGTTCGGCCTTGGTTCGACGCTGGCGATGAGCTGGAGGGCGCTGGCAAAGGCAGGCGGGCTGGAGCCGCTGACGGAGTATCTCGCCGACGACTATGAGATGGGCGCGCGCATTGCTGCTGCGGGCTATCGTGTCGAGTTATCAAACGAGGTGGTCGATACTACGGTTCCGGCGTATCGCTTTCGCGGCTTCTGTGATCATCAACTACGCTGGTCACGGTCGACGCGCGATTCGCGCAAGCTGGGTTACGTCGGCCTGGGAATTACCTATGCGCTGCCGTGGGCGCTGATGAACTGCGTTGCCAGCGGCTTTGCGCTGTGGAGCTTTTCGTTGCTGAGCGTCGTGGTGCTGGCGCGGGTCGCGGTGGCGCTTTCGGTCGGCGTCGGCATCCTGCGCGATGGGCAGGTGCTGCGCGATCTATGGTTGTTGCCGCTGCGGGATTTCTTCGGCCTCGGCTTCTGGGCGTGGAGCTTTGCCGACGATACGGTGGTGTGGCGCGGGGAGCGGTTTCATCTGCGTAATGGACGGATTACGCGGGCTTGA
- a CDS encoding phospholipid carrier-dependent glycosyltransferase, with protein MERPLYFSFAVAATNLTPRRKYTKDVPPLTDTAPAASAPRRNRLVLIALWLFFYASFTLLTPPLLDDADSVHSEVAREMLVRHDWVTLYANGIRYLEKAPLLYWSIATSFKLFGVHTASARLPLAFTVLALALAMEVFGRRAFGSARAGLYSALILLSSFGIFIFTRITIPDVAVCLWLTLGMLCYWITEQQDQPSRLLCWGFAACCALDVLTKGLIGIVFPVLIVLAHLLLTRCVRGTITRIRQFFPASSVLLFLAIAIPWHVFIALANPTQGHPGNLSFAHGHWTVPGPTDGNVHGWLWFYFVNEQVLRYLNLRVPRDYDTVPLALFWGLLLIWLMPWSAYLFKALATVPWIKSLRRQALDASQSTLLLLGIWAALPMLFFSFSTRQEYYVLPTLPALTLLIAAWLASEADEAESFTVPNRLAVAGQRISVVLLVLGSIAALAAGFFILHSQPPSPNTELATMLSQNPGDYALSFGHFLDLDTRAMGAFRTPLIITAIALFGGTLLNWLLRRNYKPHAANLWLAAGAFGFLLAAHLGLQVFSPILTSYKLAETIAPQLKSDDLIVIHGEYESGSTLGFYLHRNNIHILNGRSSNLWYGSFFPDAPPIFEDNASIALKWTGVRRIFLWQSLDDPLPSLPGKAYFIAQSGGKEILSNQAASY; from the coding sequence GTGGAGAGACCCCTGTATTTCTCCTTCGCCGTTGCCGCTACCAATCTCACCCCTCGCCGCAAATACACTAAAGACGTGCCTCCCCTCACCGACACCGCGCCAGCCGCATCCGCTCCCCGCCGCAATCGCCTCGTCCTCATCGCGCTGTGGCTCTTCTTCTACGCCAGCTTCACGCTGCTGACGCCGCCGCTGCTCGACGACGCCGATTCGGTCCACTCCGAGGTCGCCCGCGAGATGCTGGTCCGCCACGACTGGGTCACGCTCTACGCCAATGGCATCCGCTATCTCGAAAAGGCACCCCTGCTCTACTGGAGCATCGCCACCAGCTTCAAGCTCTTCGGCGTCCACACCGCAAGCGCAAGGCTCCCGCTCGCCTTCACCGTTCTCGCGCTCGCTCTGGCCATGGAAGTCTTCGGCCGCCGCGCCTTCGGCTCCGCTCGCGCCGGGCTATATTCCGCACTCATCCTGCTCTCCAGCTTCGGCATCTTCATCTTCACGCGCATCACCATTCCCGACGTCGCCGTCTGTCTCTGGCTGACGCTGGGAATGCTCTGCTACTGGATTACCGAGCAGCAGGACCAGCCGAGCCGCCTGCTCTGCTGGGGCTTCGCCGCCTGCTGCGCCCTCGATGTTCTCACCAAGGGACTCATCGGCATCGTCTTCCCCGTCCTCATCGTGCTCGCGCATCTATTGCTGACCCGCTGCGTTCGTGGAACTATCACTCGCATCCGCCAGTTCTTTCCGGCATCGAGCGTCCTCCTCTTTCTAGCTATCGCAATCCCGTGGCACGTCTTCATTGCCCTTGCGAACCCGACCCAAGGCCATCCCGGTAACCTCAGCTTCGCCCACGGCCACTGGACGGTTCCGGGCCCGACTGACGGCAACGTCCATGGCTGGCTCTGGTTCTACTTCGTCAACGAGCAGGTGCTCCGCTACCTCAACCTCCGCGTGCCGCGCGACTACGACACCGTTCCCCTCGCGCTCTTCTGGGGCCTGCTGCTCATCTGGCTGATGCCCTGGAGCGCCTACCTCTTCAAAGCTCTTGCTACAGTCCCCTGGATCAAGTCGCTGCGCCGCCAAGCACTCGACGCATCGCAAAGCACGCTCCTTCTGCTAGGCATCTGGGCAGCGCTGCCCATGCTCTTCTTCAGCTTCTCCACACGGCAGGAGTACTACGTGCTGCCCACGCTGCCCGCGCTCACCCTGCTGATCGCCGCATGGCTGGCCAGCGAAGCGGACGAGGCCGAGTCCTTCACCGTGCCCAACCGCCTCGCCGTCGCGGGCCAACGCATCTCGGTCGTCCTTCTTGTGCTCGGCTCCATCGCCGCACTGGCAGCAGGATTCTTCATCCTCCACTCGCAACCGCCCAGCCCCAACACCGAGCTCGCAACGATGCTAAGCCAGAACCCCGGCGACTATGCACTCTCCTTCGGCCACTTCCTCGATCTCGACACCCGGGCGATGGGGGCCTTTCGCACGCCGCTCATCATCACCGCCATCGCGCTCTTCGGCGGAACGCTGCTGAACTGGTTGCTGCGCCGCAACTACAAGCCCCACGCCGCCAACCTCTGGCTCGCTGCCGGAGCCTTCGGCTTCCTGCTGGCCGCGCACCTCGGCCTGCAGGTCTTCTCTCCCATCCTGACTTCCTATAAACTCGCGGAGACAATCGCACCGCAGCTAAAGTCTGACGACCTGATCGTCATCCACGGCGAGTACGAGAGCGGCAGCACCCTCGGCTTCTATCTCCACCGTAACAACATTCACATCCTCAATGGCCGCAGCTCCAATCTCTGGTACGGCTCCTTCTTCCCCGACGCGCCGCCCATCTTCGAGGACAACGCCTCCATCGCCCTCAAGTGGACCGGCGTCCGCCGCATCTTCCTCTGGCAGAGCCTCGACGATCCGCTGCCATCGCTGCCGGGTAAGGCCTACTTCATCGCACAAAGCGGAGGCAAAGAGATCCTCAGTAATCAGGCAGCGTCGTACTGA
- a CDS encoding aromatic ring-hydroxylating dioxygenase subunit alpha, which produces MMNDLVQVGNTAAPPTELIFGEWYPALRAAELRKGKTKTAMLLGIPLLMGRRNDGKIFAMRDLCPHRGIPLSAGWFDGETVQCKYHGWRFEPCSGQCTEIPSLTGHDVLDATKIFANSFPCEERDGYAWVYIPEPGTGRIGDALPPVPEMPKFSERYRSAHLTADLPCNVDHGIIGLMDPAHGPFVHQAWWWRSRASIHEKTKHFEPLKDEENNGRNAGFRMSAHAPSGNSAPYKLLGVYGEPITTMIDFVLPNRRYETIRCGAKWFSSLTTVTPVTASTCRIDVYAAWNVFYRVPFVTSIATFFGARFVRQDQETMVQQAEGLRFNPALMLIDDADKPAKWYFALKQARLKGTGEHPLAGPITLHWRS; this is translated from the coding sequence ATGATGAATGATCTGGTTCAAGTTGGGAACACCGCTGCGCCGCCGACAGAGCTTATCTTCGGCGAGTGGTATCCGGCCCTGCGTGCTGCCGAGTTGCGCAAGGGCAAGACGAAGACGGCCATGCTGCTGGGCATTCCCTTGCTGATGGGGCGCAGGAACGACGGCAAAATCTTTGCCATGCGCGACCTTTGCCCGCATCGCGGCATTCCGCTTTCGGCGGGATGGTTCGACGGCGAGACGGTGCAGTGCAAATATCACGGCTGGCGCTTTGAGCCGTGCAGCGGGCAGTGTACGGAGATTCCGTCGTTGACCGGGCATGATGTGCTCGACGCAACGAAGATCTTTGCCAACTCCTTTCCCTGTGAGGAGCGCGATGGCTATGCGTGGGTCTATATTCCCGAGCCGGGAACGGGGCGGATTGGCGATGCGCTGCCGCCGGTGCCGGAGATGCCGAAGTTTTCTGAACGCTATCGCAGCGCGCATCTGACGGCTGATCTCCCGTGCAATGTCGATCACGGCATCATCGGCCTGATGGATCCGGCGCATGGTCCGTTTGTGCATCAGGCGTGGTGGTGGCGCAGCCGGGCGAGCATTCACGAGAAGACTAAACACTTCGAGCCATTGAAGGACGAAGAAAACAATGGAAGAAATGCCGGTTTTCGCATGTCGGCCCATGCGCCTTCAGGCAACAGCGCACCGTACAAATTATTGGGCGTGTATGGCGAGCCGATCACGACGATGATCGACTTTGTGCTGCCGAACCGGCGCTATGAGACGATCCGCTGCGGTGCGAAGTGGTTCTCCAGTTTGACCACGGTGACTCCGGTGACGGCTTCGACGTGCAGGATCGATGTGTATGCGGCGTGGAATGTCTTCTACCGTGTTCCATTTGTAACTTCCATCGCTACATTCTTCGGCGCGCGTTTTGTGCGGCAGGACCAGGAGACGATGGTGCAGCAGGCCGAGGGCTTGCGGTTCAACCCTGCGCTGATGCTGATCGATGACGCCGACAAGCCTGCGAAGTGGTACTTCGCGCTGAAGCAGGCGCGGTTGAAGGGGACGGGCGAGCATCCTCTGGCCGGGCCGATCACGCTGCACTGGCGAAGCTAA